aatatctttctttgtgttcatcggaacaaagtcatttatacaggtatgaaattacatgagcgtgagtaaatgatgacagaattttcatttttggatgaactatccctttaattgagTATTAAGGAGTCTGTCTATTTGTGTTGTAGGTCTATGTTGCTGAGtgaaacagaaaaagaagaGAATGAGCAGCGGTGGTATTACTCACAGCTCCAGAGTTTGTCTCAGAAACTGGCTGATCTGCCCCGGCTTGATACGGTAAAGCATTTTTTACTGAATTAGTTCATCTGATGGGACTGAGCTGATGCCATCATGATCAATGGCTGTCAAAAATTAAAAGTTGTCATCACGAcatgaattattcctttaactgCAACTTAACCACTACCATATGTTTCTCTGGGGCTTTGTGACTTATGACATCTCAAGAGGTTTAGATttgcttaaaatgttaaaagaatGATAACGCATgcagtaaaaacatttttctgttcATCACAGTTTTCCATGCAGGTAGATTTTATTCGTCAGCAGCTGGAGTTTGAAGCCCAGCAACTGCGCTCTGTTATGGAGGAACGTTTCGGCACCAGCGATGAGATGGTTCAGAGAACACAAGTAAGAGCAGATTACAGATTTAGCATTACATTTTCATCAACAAAGAACTAGCTATAAATCCATCTTAAGTGTCACGTGTTTGTCATCAGCACATCACGCGGAAACCAAACTTCATGGCTTATTGTGTCTCAATAATCGGTCAATAATAACTACATGTGCATCTGCATTTAGATCCGTGTTGCTCGGTTGGAGCAGCTGGAGAAAGAGTTGCAGGAGGTCCAAAGCTCACGAGGTCCACAGGAGAAGAGCGCTATAACAGAGACTCAGGTGAGTCAACTCCATCTgccattttatcatttacattcattattttttaaataaataactagtGAATTAGTTCGCTTATTTTTGCGctcaataacatttttttaaatatattattattaatatatatattatttttatcgtatttaattatatatatatatatactgtacatagttaatacattttaaaactgtttttcaaaaacatgtATAGCTCCcccatttcatcatttacatttaattatttcTATAAATAATCAACTTGTAAAGTagtatttttgtcataaatattgtacatacagtaaatacattttccttcaaatatatttattatattaaatcattacatttttaaaatgtgttcttcaaaagaaaaataagttttaaactttttttaatcctCTTGACAATTTATCAGTTTGTTTATTATAATCTgtctatatattaaaatatcttaaaattcAAAAACATGCTAAAATTTAATAGTAAGTAGTCAATAATAACATCAAATAAGCCTTCAAATTTTCTTAGAAATAAAaagatatatataatatatatatataaattaaaataaattattaatgcAACAAAATAATAGTTATTGTAATTTACAGTCCCACATATTATGAGAGAAGAAATGCCcctttgatttattatttactttttctCAGTTAATTGGTTATACTGTATCAATATGCTACAGACAAGATTTTTGTAAGATATCCTATTCCTCAATATGGTAAAATGATACAGAGAGCAATATATAGATGCTGTAAACTCTTACCAAAGGTTTGACTGTTGTTGTTGACTGACCCGTGAAGAAGGTCTTACAGTCGTCTAGGCTTTTCTTTGCACAGCTGTACCTCTCGGTCTCACCTGGCACTGTCTTAAAGCACAGACTGGCACGGAATGTTGCTATGCAGAAAACAGGGGACATGCCCACTGCTCACCCTCTCCTATTGGGTGCTCAGTATCTGGGATGCTTGGCAAATGTGGGGCTGTCATTTCAAAGTAAAGCTCTAAAGGGATTCCCAGTGCAGTACAGTTCATCTGTGTGCTCAAACACATCACCAGACTGACAGTAAACTCCTGAGACACATTGcctactgtttaaaaaaaacaagacgcAAGATTTGATTTGTATGCGTTATTAGATAATTATgggacatactgtacatactatTTAGTGTATTTTAGGCTCTAAACTATTTTAGATCTTATAGTCTGCTTCTTAGGTACCCCCACAGCTCAAGTATCTATTTATTAACAACACATGCTTATATATGTGTTCGTCATATTATACTGGATaacatgtattattattattgtccattcattattaaaatgaattattgtGAATTATGTACAGCAGACTTACCAATAAGCTTTTCTCTCCTTTTAATACTGTGAGACACTTGAATGTCATTTACAAGTTGTCGCAGTTTTGGGGGCAACTGTACCTGATTGTAATGCAAATATGAGAAAAATTCACGCAATAATTTCAGATTCTTCACTTTATTTCATTGATTTTGTAAGTCATGATTTCTGTTTGATAGTTTAAACTAAGGAAGAGTAAATCTTTCCCAGCACTCTATTGGATGACTGCTCCATAGATCAGCAGCATGTGGATAGCTGGTGCCAGGAGTTACCATAGTGACGGGCTTGAGCATGAAAGAATGAATCAAGTGCTTTGGCAATGGTGCTGATTCACTCCCCACATGCAGATGGTGCTTACATGCTCTACCCAGATTTCCATCTTAAAAATATGGCAAATGATCTATGCACTCTTGCAATGTAGTTTAGATTTATCGAGAAATAATCACAGATCAGAACTGACACACAAACCTAATTTTATTAGTAGCACGAATGAACAAATCATGTTTTCTCTCTCCACAGAGCACAGAGTGCTTCTCAAAAGCTTCTGCTCCTGACATGGATACTGGAAATGCTGGTACTTCGGAGGCCCCTGGAGAAGCAGGGAGCAAAGTAAGACCATTATCCAAATTTCCTTGAGATGAAATCCGTTTTCACTTTCAAACATGGCAGCAAGCTGTAAATTCAATCTGTGCTGTAAATAATGCATaagatatacagtaaatgtattgatagaaattactttaaatggtttcattttttatgcaaaatgaaagggattgttcactcaaaaatgaaacgtatgtcatcatttactctccctcaagtTGCTTTAAACCTGTAACACAAGAGAAGATGTTTGGAGGaatgtttgtaaacaaacagttctggggcactattgactcctatagtaggaaacaaaactactgtagtagtcaatggtgacccagaactgtttcacacatttttttaaatatttgcttttgtgtgtaataaaattaataaatgtatacagatctgaaacttgagggtgagtatatgacaaaaatttcctttttgggtgaactttgcCTTTAATACCTACAGGGACATTACCCTTCATTTTAAACACTGTTTCTGTTTAATCTGTATAATTTTCGCCCTTAACTCTGGTTTGTCTCTGACCACTCTATGCAGTTTTCAAATAATTTGTTGTAAACACAAGAATAACTTAAAATACCCGTGCATGTTGTTTGTAAAGTATACAGTTAATATACCATAGTAATATTGTGTTTGTACTGTAGGTAGAGATGGTGTTTTGGCTGTTGTCTATGCTGGCCTCCAGAGATCGAGAGGAGATGTCCCGCACACTGCTGGCGATGTCAAGCTCACAGGAGAGCTGCATCGCCATGCGCAAGTCTGGCTGCGTCCCACTGCTTGTGCAAATACTACACGAGGGGGGCACCGGCGAGGTGGCTGGAACCGGGGGATACAGTCGAGAAGCCCGTTCTAGAGCTAGTGCTGCCCTGCACAACATTGTGTACTCACAGCCAGATGAAGGTCAGGCTCGCCGTGAGATGAGGGTCCTGCACATACTGGAGCAGATCCGATCACACTGCGAGAATGGATGGGACTGGATTGAGAATCATTTGGGAACCCCCTCACCTGGTGGTATCAAGACCACAGGTGAGTCCTGGCGAAGTCAATAATATCctgggtttttaaaaataaatgtactgaattttaattttactctacACATTAACATAATGACAGTATGTGATATTTTCTTTGATCACATCACAGAAATCCCTGAGCCAGTGGATCCTCAGATTTGCCAAGCCTTGTGTGCAATAATGAAGTTATCTTTTGAGGAGGAATACCGCAGGGCAATGAATGAACTAGGTACGGGAAGGAAGTATAGTTTCTGTAATTACACTAGAGAGCAATGCTGTGTGCTGCAgttgtaaataaacattttcacagTGAAGTAATACTCAACGGGTTGCATTGAAAATGCTTGTTTGTGCATCTTTCAGGGGGCCTGCAAGCCATTGCAGAACTAATGCAGCTGGACCAGGAATTATATGGTATGCAGAATGAACCAATCAATATGGCCCTGCGGCGGTACGCTGGAATGGCACTAACTAACCTTACGTATGGTGACGTTGTAAATAAGGTACATTTCAaaacacaacattcaaaaattTCAATCAAATTTGGACTTCTTTTTAGATAAACATAAGCGTTCAGACTTCAGTCTCTTAATATTACCACACTTGTGTTTACTAGACAGAAATAGTTTCACCAGTCATGAAactattttgcattattttctttatatttttagtttttttttatattagtttGTTTTATAGTTTCGATTGTATTGCACTATTATAGGCTATGCAATAACATGCAAATGTATATCCAAGACATAGAGGATTTTTTAAAGCTTAAGTATTTGTGTTcttgttatatttataacattggCTTTTTTCTTTTCAGGCTACACTTTGCTCAAAGAAAACCTGCCTTCAAGCCATAGTTGCACAACTTGCATCTGACAATGAGGAGTTGCAGCAggtataaaaacaaattttagaACAATAAGGCATTTAATCGTTTCTTTATTATCTCATAGTCCAGAAGTTTCAGCGAGTATTCGTTGCTTTGCCCCCCGaacatctctgtgatttgatttTAGGTGGTATCAAGTATCTTGAGAAACTTGTCTTGGCGTGCTGATATCAACAGCAAGAGAGCTCTACGGGACGTCGGCAGTGTTTCAGGACTTATGACCTGTGCACTGCAGGCTACAAAGGTACCAGGATTTCTATAATATTACGAATTGTTTTAACTCAGTAGTTATTTTATAAGTAAATTTGTGACAGTTACCTTTCATTACATTTAACAAGTAATTCTTCGTGTTCTTCGCTACAGGAATCCACCTTAAAGAGTGTCCTGAGTGCATTGTGGAATCTGTCCGCACACAGCACAGAGAATAAAGTGGCAATCTGCTCTGTTGATGGTGCTCTTGGCTTTTTGGTTAGCACGTTGACTTATCGATGTCAAACCAACTCACTGGCCATTATTGAGAGCGGTGGAGGCATCTTGCGTAACGTGTCCAGCCTTATTGCTACCCGAGATGATTACAGGTCTCACGcgcatttacatttgcatttacatcaAAAGCAGAGTGATCCTTCATAGTACTAATCACATCACACCATTTCATCCTCAGGCAAATCCTCAGGGATTATAACTGTCTTCAGACTCTGCTACAGCACTTGCGATCCCATAGCCTTACCATTGTAAGCAATGCATGTGGAACCCTCTGGAACCTATCAGCACGAAATCCAAAAGACCAGGAATTACTGTGGGACCTTGGAGCTGTGAGCATGCTGCGCAATCTCATCCACTCAAAGCACAAAATGATAGCCATGGGAAGTGCTGCAGCTCTGCGGAACCTCCTCACAAATCGTCCCTTCAAATATAAGGATACTGCTGTTATATCCCCAGGATCCTGTATGCCGTCTCTCTACATGAGAAAGCAGAAAGCACTGGAGGCAGAGTTAGATGCTAAACACCTGGCAGAGACATTCGATTCAATAGAGAAGCAAAATTTCAAACATCAGAGTATAAACAAACCACTGCGGCACATTGAGAGCCTTGCAAAGGATTATGCTTCAGATTCTGGTTGTTTTGATGACGATGAGGCACCTAATGTGTCCAGCAGCCTGGACACGGGGACCTTCTCCATGCTTTCAATGTTCTTGAACAATTCTAACTTCCTTCAGGCTCAGCCTCGAAAGCGAGAGGGGGAGCCTGAACAAGACATTGAGCCCCTTCAAACTGACAATAAAAGGTCACAATCACCTGATGATGAAGTGACGGTTGCAGCTGAGAAATTAGCCAAGAAGATCACCAACACTGTGGCTAAAATTGACAAGCTGGTAGAAGATATTACCATGCATACATCTTCAGAAGACAGTTTCAGTCTTAGTTCAGAAGATCATTTTTTGGATTGGAATTATGGGCCGGATGAACTTCATGAGGCAAGAGCCATTTCGTGCTCCCCTTGCCATTTCTCTGATACCACTGCTTTTTCACCTAAGGAGCGTCTTAGCAGAGCACAGGCCTTCTTGCGTCTCAAAATGGCAAACTCAAGTTTATCCAATGACAGCCTTAACAGTGGTAGCATCAGTGATGGCTATTGTGGCAGTCAGGACCAGACTCATACACCTGAGAGGGCGACCGAACAACGACGTCCAAATAAACTTGACCTGAAGGTGGCTCACGAGGAACCAATGAACAGTGGCATGAATCATTTGTCAAGAATCATTTGTCAAAATGAGATCCCTGAGAGAGATTTTGAGACTAACAAAGATGCCGCTTTGCCTGAATTAGCTTCCACAGATACAGAAAAGAGCCAAGAACCTATAGCAACACCAGCAACCGTATCAACCAAGTTGTCCTTTGATACCAGTATACCAACTGTCAAGCTCTCTCCCTCCTACCAACATGTTCCACTGATCCAGAGTGTTGCTAAGTTTGCTGTTGCACAGACTTCAATTAATGTACAGGCAGCACAAGCAATGCGCAGGCAAGCTTGGGTTCCAACAGTGATGACTGGTGGAAGTATTAGCAAATTGTCCCCAATATGTTCTGCAAGAAGCCCCACAATAGGACAGCTGGAGACACCTCAGAAGTATTCTGTAGAAAACACTCCAATTTGCTTCTCACGCTGTAGCTCTCTGTCATCTTTGTCTTCTGGGGATGGAGCCCTTGATGGGCAGAGTCATACTGACAACGAGCTAGAGAGTGACTCCTCTCTAGAAATCATAGAGGTGGAAGATgtgaatgatgaaagaaaaGACGAAGAGGATGAGACACTTGATGACTTGAGTGACAGCCAGTTGTTAGTTACTGATCAGAAAACATGTCCAACCAATAACAGCAGCTCTGATCCTGTTGAGATCACTTGTACAATTAACAATGAAAAGAGGTTCTATAGAGGAGTATCTCCGATAATTCTTGAGGACAGGACACCATCCAGCTCTTCAGAAAACTACATTCATGATACGCCACTTGTAATGAGCCGATGTAGTTCTGTGAGCTCACTTGGCAGCTTTGAATCCCCCTCAATAGCCAGTTCTATTCAGAGTGATCCGTGCAGTGAAATGATTAGTGGTACTGTTAGCCCCAGTGACCTACCAGACAGCCCTGGTCAAACAATGCCACCAAGTCGCAGCAAAACTCCATGTTGCACAGAATCAGTTGGGCCAGAGACACAGACTCTAGGTGTAGGAAGCCAATGGGAAAACAGCTTACGCAAGTTTATGGAAATCGCTGACTTTAAGGAAAGGTTTAACCTACCACCAGATTTGGACACAATGATTTATTTCACTGTGGAAAAACCAATTGAGAATTTCTCATGTGCCTCAAGTCTAAGTGCTCTACCTCTGCATGAGCACTACGTCCAGAAAGACGTGGAGCTCAAGCTTACTCCTTTGCTAAACCAACAAGACAATGATCCAGAGGATTCTGGGAAGGAGGAGGATATGGATGACCAAGACCAATACAGTGAAGGCAACTCAGACGATGACATTGAAATCCTCAAAGAGTGCATCAATTCTGCCATGCCTTCCAGGTTTAAGAAGGTAAGACCTACTATGATGCCCACCTTGTCAAACCAAGTTCTCAACATGCAGGGTCGAAAATCTGTGCCACTACCGGTGTATATGGTGCTGCAGAATAGAAACAGCCAAATGTGTCCTGGACAAAAATTCGGAATGTATGCAAACGAAATCTATCATGATGATTCCTCCTACACTGATTCTGCTGAAGGAACCCAAATCAATTTCTCAAGCACCACTTCATTAAGTGACGAAACCCTACAATATCCAGTCAGAACTAAAGGAATAAAGGACTGGAGGTCAAGAAGCAAAGAGACACAGGAGCTTGTTGATATAGAAACCAAAAGAATCGAAGAGCTACGCATGTTCTCTCGCTTTCACAAACCAACTAAATTAGCATGTCAGTCTCAAATAAAGCCAAACCAACTTAACAAAACAATCAGACACATGGTTCCCACTCAAAGATTACTTACACAAAGTAAAGAGATGGCAGCAAAACTGACCCAACAAAGAATTCAAAGTCAATCTCCAGTTCGACAAGGGCAAGGGCAAAATCTGTCACAAAGCATGCCACAGTTAGATATTCCCTTAAGGAAACAAGGCACTGATGTGTACCAAAATAAGAAATCCTGCTCTCTGAGTCATGCCCAGGAAAACACTTTAGCCTTTCAGTCAAGGCATCACCCAGCATCTTCAGAAATGGccatttacaacaataaaatggaTAGACAGAACGGACTGATGAATAGAACTGGACGAAAACTACAGCGTGAATCAGGCCGGACTAACATGATACACAATGCAAATATACAAGATCAAGCCAACAGTTACCAGTCCCGCCAAAAAGGTTTTCAGAGGATTAAGCAAAATCTGGTTTTAGAAGACGCACCCCCATGTTACTCTTTAAGTTCCTCTCTAAGCTCTTTGAGTGATGCAGACTTTGAGGAACATCATGAAAATGTGCAGCATACATGGGTGAGGAATAGAAATAATACAACATGCAAACCTGGTCAGTACCCTTTGAAATGTCAGCAAAACAAGTATGAAGAGAACAGTTCACCAAGCTCAGTCAGCATGGACTCAGAGGATGATCTTTTGGTCAAATGCATAACATCTGCAATGCCTCAGCATAAGAAAAGACAAGCTGCCAGAAAAAAGAAGGCTGAGAAAAAGCACAAACAGAAAACTGCCTCTCAGAAGGCCACAGAGCAAGTGTGCCCAGAAGATGACTTTGACAGTGATGATATGGTATCAGACAAAGACTCTGACCTTAACAGTGTTGAATGGAGAGCAATTCAAGAAGGAGCAAATACCATCATTACAAAGTTGCAAGCTTCGAAGTCCCAGGAACCATCATCAGAGTCTGAATCAGTTATGTCTTTTATCTCTGCTTCGAGCTTTACTCCTAAAGAGAAGAaggtttttaaagatgataaaaAGGCTAACAAGCCACTTGATTTTGCCCCTAGGAAACCTGTTCCAAACTTACCCATGGTCTTCAGGGGTAGAACAGTGATATACACACCTAAGAAGGAGATGACCCTCTCTCAAAGACCAGCACCAACACCCAAAAAAGTTACACCGAAATCAGACGCCCCCAAAAATCCAAATCTAGCTCAACACAGATCAAGAAGCCTTCACAGACTGGGCCATCCACTTGACTCGACACAGTTGTCATTGCCCAAGAGAAGTTCAACACCTCCTGCCAGGATACCAAAGAGTTCATCATCTGGATCATCTCAGAGTTCAACTCCTTCCAGGTGTCCTCAGAAAAAAGGAACTTCTCCAACACAACCAATTAAACAACATCAAGAAAAAGTGGCATCTGCGCCATGCAGTCCACCGGAGAAAAGGGTAAGCATTCCAAACACCAATCAAGCTAGATCTCCCGTAGACAAGAAAACTCAGAAATCCCCTGTCAGAATACCATTCATGCAGAATCCAGCAAAGcaaacaagaaacatttcaccTTTAGTAACCAACCAGCCCTCTGGCATCAGCAGACAAAACACCCAGATGTCAGGGAAAAGAATCTTACCAGCACACCGAATGGATCTGGTTTGCATGGCATCTAGTCATTCAAGCAGTGGAGAATCAGACCGGAATAGCTATCTCAGACAACTGACGTTCATCAAGGAATC
This portion of the Triplophysa rosa linkage group LG20, Trosa_1v2, whole genome shotgun sequence genome encodes:
- the apc2 gene encoding adenomatous polyposis coli protein 2, with amino-acid sequence MMSYPTASYDQLVRQVEDLRQENSHLRRELQDNSHHLSKLENETSDMKEVLRQLQTKLEQEAGTLASSGRSDVLDQLKELHMDLTNYYELKYQPHNLRAFPEMMAGQVGEGEERLSIGRSWSPICPSSRQSSSASGEGTAIHPTHPHQGPGEGRVTVQHLEELCKERSMLLSETEKEENEQRWYYSQLQSLSQKLADLPRLDTFSMQVDFIRQQLEFEAQQLRSVMEERFGTSDEMVQRTQIRVARLEQLEKELQEVQSSRGPQEKSAITETQSTECFSKASAPDMDTGNAGTSEAPGEAGSKVEMVFWLLSMLASRDREEMSRTLLAMSSSQESCIAMRKSGCVPLLVQILHEGGTGEVAGTGGYSREARSRASAALHNIVYSQPDEGQARREMRVLHILEQIRSHCENGWDWIENHLGTPSPGGIKTTEIPEPVDPQICQALCAIMKLSFEEEYRRAMNELGGLQAIAELMQLDQELYGMQNEPINMALRRYAGMALTNLTYGDVVNKATLCSKKTCLQAIVAQLASDNEELQQVVSSILRNLSWRADINSKRALRDVGSVSGLMTCALQATKESTLKSVLSALWNLSAHSTENKVAICSVDGALGFLVSTLTYRCQTNSLAIIESGGGILRNVSSLIATRDDYRQILRDYNCLQTLLQHLRSHSLTIVSNACGTLWNLSARNPKDQELLWDLGAVSMLRNLIHSKHKMIAMGSAAALRNLLTNRPFKYKDTAVISPGSCMPSLYMRKQKALEAELDAKHLAETFDSIEKQNFKHQSINKPLRHIESLAKDYASDSGCFDDDEAPNVSSSLDTGTFSMLSMFLNNSNFLQAQPRKREGEPEQDIEPLQTDNKRSQSPDDEVTVAAEKLAKKITNTVAKIDKLVEDITMHTSSEDSFSLSSEDHFLDWNYGPDELHEARAISCSPCHFSDTTAFSPKERLSRAQAFLRLKMANSSLSNDSLNSGSISDGYCGSQDQTHTPERATEQRRPNKLDLKVAHEEPMNSGMNHLSRIICQNEIPERDFETNKDAALPELASTDTEKSQEPIATPATVSTKLSFDTSIPTVKLSPSYQHVPLIQSVAKFAVAQTSINVQAAQAMRRQAWVPTVMTGGSISKLSPICSARSPTIGQLETPQKYSVENTPICFSRCSSLSSLSSGDGALDGQSHTDNELESDSSLEIIEVEDVNDERKDEEDETLDDLSDSQLLVTDQKTCPTNNSSSDPVEITCTINNEKRFYRGVSPIILEDRTPSSSSENYIHDTPLVMSRCSSVSSLGSFESPSIASSIQSDPCSEMISGTVSPSDLPDSPGQTMPPSRSKTPCCTESVGPETQTLGVGSQWENSLRKFMEIADFKERFNLPPDLDTMIYFTVEKPIENFSCASSLSALPLHEHYVQKDVELKLTPLLNQQDNDPEDSGKEEDMDDQDQYSEGNSDDDIEILKECINSAMPSRFKKVRPTMMPTLSNQVLNMQGRKSVPLPVYMVLQNRNSQMCPGQKFGMYANEIYHDDSSYTDSAEGTQINFSSTTSLSDETLQYPVRTKGIKDWRSRSKETQELVDIETKRIEELRMFSRFHKPTKLACQSQIKPNQLNKTIRHMVPTQRLLTQSKEMAAKLTQQRIQSQSPVRQGQGQNLSQSMPQLDIPLRKQGTDVYQNKKSCSLSHAQENTLAFQSRHHPASSEMAIYNNKMDRQNGLMNRTGRKLQRESGRTNMIHNANIQDQANSYQSRQKGFQRIKQNLVLEDAPPCYSLSSSLSSLSDADFEEHHENVQHTWVRNRNNTTCKPGQYPLKCQQNKYEENSSPSSVSMDSEDDLLVKCITSAMPQHKKRQAARKKKAEKKHKQKTASQKATEQVCPEDDFDSDDMVSDKDSDLNSVEWRAIQEGANTIITKLQASKSQEPSSESESVMSFISASSFTPKEKKVFKDDKKANKPLDFAPRKPVPNLPMVFRGRTVIYTPKKEMTLSQRPAPTPKKVTPKSDAPKNPNLAQHRSRSLHRLGHPLDSTQLSLPKRSSTPPARIPKSSSSGSSQSSTPSRCPQKKGTSPTQPIKQHQEKVASAPCSPPEKRVSIPNTNQARSPVDKKTQKSPVRIPFMQNPAKQTRNISPLVTNQPSGISRQNTQMSGKRILPAHRMDLVCMASSHSSSGESDRNSYLRQLTFIKESSKVSRHDASCSRSVPTSQHASPRRAGPGAPAVFLCSSRCQELKEEVQGPRRMLVTQGQRPIQEQGVFRQGTALSRATSIDRNVTVKRPARRTSSESPCRAQQRNTPGTKQREKRDDTFKRYSSSPSINILSRVTSCSSLRSSSSDSSGRAKSERNISQKQQRVGLRNTDRAASRSTDKVTWRRIRDEDVPQILKSTLPSTALPLLPSPEGTKQMPPPLPRKLPTITLASRKTSDAIVQTEDFSANKTNSSTSPTIENGLGITEVTTMAIPRKISTAFGNNLQDVDSDGSLKNYSTASTSTFQSVESTHSGGVGHFRQSSPSKAVRVTPFNYIPSPMVSCSPQTQGQAPPMPVKSSEKHEA